In Spirosoma sp. KUDC1026, the sequence GGTTTTTCGATCTCCGCCTGTACCCGCGACCGCCGGGGACGTAGTGAGCAGAATGGGAAAGATTATTATTTTCTAACGCCCGAAGACTTTAAAGAAAAGATTGATAACAACGAGTTTGTCGAGTGGGAGGAAGTATACGTAGGTGCTTTTTACGGTACGCTGAAATCGGAGATTGAGCGCGTGTGGGCCAGTGGTAAGCACGTCCTATTCGACGTTGATGTGCAGGGCGGCCTGAAACTGAAAGAGTACTACGGCGACAAAGCGCTGGCGGTTTTTGTGAAAGTACCTGACGAAGAAACGTTACGTCAGCGACTCATCGGCCGCGGTTCGGAAACAGAAGAGAGCCTGTCAAAACGGTTGTTCAAAGTTCACTTCGAAATGAGTTTTCAGGACCGTTTCGACGTAATACTGGTTAACGACGATCTGGAAACCTCACTTCAGAAAGCTCAGCGGTTGGTCAATGACTTTGTAAATGAGAATAAAGTACCGGCTAAATCGACCGTGTTATAGCAATTAATAAACAGAATATCAGCCATGACGCTTTCTAGGGAAGGCGTCATTCTTTTTAGTACGTGTTAATGAAAATCGGTCTGTTTTTTGGGTCATTCAACCCCATTCATATGGGGCATCTTATCATTGCCAACACCATGGCAACAGCAACAGATCTGGAGCAGGTCTGGTTTGTGGTGTCGCCCCAGAACCCATTCAAGAAGACCAAAAGTCTGCTGCACGAATTTGACCGATACGATATGGTGGAGCAGGCTATTAACGATAACAGCCGATTGCGGGCGACTAATATCGAGTTTTCAATGCCTAAACCGAGCTACACGATTGATACGCTGGTACGTTTGGGTGAAAAATACCCCCAGCACACATTCCGGCTTATCATGGGTGAAGACAATCTGGATCAGTTTATTAACTGGAAGAACTATGACAAAATTCTGGACTACTACGGTGTGTACGTTTACCCCAGACCCCGTTCGGTCGAGAGTTCATTGAAAGCCCATCCTGCTATCAAACTGGTCGAAGCGCCCTTACTCGATATCTCAGCTACGTTCATACGCGACTGCATCCGGACCAATCGCTCAATTCGCTACATGGTGCCGGATGCCGTGGAAGAAATGATTACCCGCAAAAAATTCTATCTCTAATCTCTTTTTGGTTTACCTCACGGGATTCCATTCTGGAACGTAATCTCCGTAGCCAGGCCGATGGCACTGAACCGGATCGCGACTGAGGGACTTTCGGATTTAGCGCCGGGCGTATCGCAGTGGGTACCCTTTTCCAGAAAGTAGATGTAAAACTTCTGGTTCCGGTCGGCAATTTGATTAATGTCCGGCCGGCCAAGCAAGTCGCCTACCGTATTAGCCGTCTTTCCCTTCAGATTCTGCATTTCGGCCCGGAAATCTGGTAGAATCGATTGCCGGACGCCATTACAGCCCCCCCGATCGCTCCGCCATTTTTTCAGATCCAATTTCCCGAACGTATCCGGTGCAGATACGCAACTGCTCAGCACCCAGGCAAGTACTGCCAGTACAGTCAAAAGAGATACAGGAAGCCATCGTTTACTGGTTTGCACGACCTCAGTAGATTGATCTGTTCTATTGTTCATTATATAACACCTGCATTACCGTCTGACCAACCGCCTTCAACGTACTGCGATCAATATAACTCATGTTATCTTCGGCGGTGTGCCAGCCGGGGAAGAATCCTCCTGAACCAATGTTCGTATGAATAATATCGATCATTGGAATTTTGGCGATGGTGTTCGGGGCTATATGGTCGTCAACAATCTGGCTGCCCGGCGTATCTACAAAGAACTGACTGTAGCCAAGCTGGCTAGCCGTTTGCCAGACATTATTGACCACCGTTGGGGCAAACTGCATTGAGTAACCTTCTTTGGCGAACGTTGCACCTTTTGCGCCGACCATATCCAGCAAAATACCGTAATACGCCGAATAACCAGGTTTGTGCAGGTTTTTGGCCCAGTAGCGCGATCCCAGACAGAAGCCTAAATAATCGTATTGATTGCCGCTTTTTTCCTCGTAATCACCTGATACTTTTTCACCACTACCCCAGTCTTCAGCGTCAAAGAAAACAATATCAATCCCAACGTCTGGTTTGTCTTTAGCGGCCTGAATGGTCCGCGCCAGTTCGAGCAACACACCAACACCGCTGGCCCCGTCGTTGGCGGCCGTTACAGGCTTGTTTTTATCGGCCGCATCGGGGTCCTGATCCGCGTGCGGACGCGAATCCCAGTGCGACGCCAGTACGATACGCTTGGTCGCACCCGGATTAATACTACCAATGATGTTCCGGGCGTTCAGTTTCTTACCGTCCCAGGTATTGGCCACGAACGTCTGCTCGGTTACTTCACAGCCAAATTGCTTTAGTTTACTGACGAGGTAGTTACCCGTCTGGACATGGGCCGGTGTGTTCGGCACCCGTGGGCCGAATGCTACCTGCTTTTCAATGTACGCATAGGCTGAATCAGCATTGAAAGCGGGCGCAGCAGCCATCGTGACTTTCTGGCTTGCTTCGGTATCATCCTGTTGTTCTTTTGATTTGCAGGCAAACGTCAACGCGATCAGCGATACAGCGACGATTATTTTTTTCATGGTAAGGAATTCAGATGCTGCTAATACGTATCTACTCTGGACAAAACGCCAAACTCATGGCTATTCCGGTTATTCTTCGTAGGCCCAGTCAATCTGGTGTTTCATGTCTTTGATGGCCAGCCCCTGTGCTTTGAAATACGAACGAATCTGATCGACTTTATCATATTGACGCTGCTCTTTATACTCCCGGTACAGCGTCAGCAGCCCTTCCAGCACCGGCTGATTATCAGCACCTTCCTCTTTTAGTCCAAGCACGTCTTCCATGAACGTCGTAAAGGAATCTTTGAGCAGCGTAAAGATCTCCTCGCCAAGCGCCGACGCCGACAGCTGGTTCAGATAGAGCATGTTTACGTACTTCAGTAAGGTAAACAACTGCGCGATGGCGACGGCCGTGTTCAGATCGTCGTTCATGGCTTCGTAGAACGACTGTACCGCCTGCCGAATGTCCTGCTGTTTCTTCTCATCGGGCGCTACGTCGGCAGAACCATCATACGCCATCAATTTGATCACGCGCAACCCATTCGCCAGGCGCCGGTAACCTTTCTGAGCTGCTTTCAGGGCATCGTTTGAGAAATCGAGCGTGCTGCGGTAATGTGATTGCAGCATGAAAAACCGTACTGTCATGGGACTATACGGCTGATCGAGCAGTTTGTGGTTACCCGCAAACAACTCGGCGGGCAGGAACGAGTTACCCAGCGACTTCGACATTTTCTGCCCGTTCACGGTCAGCATGTTCGAGTGCATCCAGTACCGGGCGGGGTCTTTCCCGGTCAGTCCATCGCCCTGCGCAATTTCGCACTCGTGATGCGGGAACTTCAGGTCCATACCCCCACCGTGAATGTCAAACTGTTTACCCAGGTACTTCGTACTCATGCAGGTACATTCCAGGTGCCAGCCGGGAAACCCGTCGCTCCAGGGCGCTTTCCAGCGCATCAGATGCTCAGGAGCAGCCCGTTTCCAGAGGGCGAAATCGAGCGGACTACGTTTCTCCGACTGCCCGTCGAGTTCGCGGGTTTCGTTCATCAGATCGTCCAGAATCCGGCCCGACAGTTTGCCGTAGTTACCGCCCTTTTTATTGTAGGTTTCAATATCGAAATAAACCGAACCGTTCGACTCGTAGGCAAGTCCCTTCTCAATCAGCTCCTGCACCGCTTCGATCTGCTCGACCATGTGGCCAGTAGCCGTCGGTTCGATACTGGGCGGAAAGGTATTGAACTGCGCCATCACGGTGTGGAAATCATTTGTGAAGCGCTGTACGATTTCCATCGGCTCCACTTTTTCCAGCTTCGCCATCCGTCCAATTTTGTCCTCGCCCTCGTCACCGTCACCCACCAGGTGACCCACGTCGGTCAGGTTACGAACGTAACGAACTTTGTAGCCAATGAACGTCAGATACCGATAGAGCGTATCGAAGGTCAGAAACGTCCGAACGTTGCCCAGGTGAACGTAATTATATACCGTCGGACCGCACACGTACATCCCAACGTAGGGCGCGTTGAGGGGTTCAAACAGTTCCTTTTTGCGGGTAAGCGTATTGTATACGTGAAGTGGTTGCATTCGATTGATGGTCATCCCACCCGGCAAGGCAGGCAGAAAATCTGGTTAGCGACAGCTACATTCCGGCAGATAACGTACCAGTTTTACCGGAACGTACCTCCTTTCTTGCGCCAACAAAAGTAAGCTGCAAAACGTCTGCAAATCTACACATTGTCGACTGGAAAATGGTACCCGCTTCCTGGGCTCAATCTGGGTGGCCCGGCCCTTTTACGTATATTCGCCTTTTGTTTTCAGAATTGACCCGCTCAGGTTCGGCCATGCAGCTAGTGGAAGTGGGCAGTAGTGCCCAATATCAGAAAGAATTTATCCAGTTTCCCGTGCGGCTCTACCGCAACGATTCGAATTGGATTCGGCCGCTGGATGCCGACGTAGAAGAAGTTTTCGATCCGGCACGTAATAAGCGTTTCGAAAACGGCGAATGTGTTCGGTACTTGCTGCTGGACGATAAGCAGAAAACCGTTGGCCGGATTGCGGTTTTCGTGGACTACGCCATCAGCACGCTCGACAACGATCAACCTACGGGTGGTGTTGGATTTTTTGAGTGCATTGACGACCAAACGGCCGCTTTTATGCTGTTTGACGCCGGGAAAGCCTGGTTACAGCAACGGGGGCAGGAAGCCATGGATGGTCCAATCAACTTTGGTGACCGCGATCGCTGGTGGGGGCTGCTAGTCGACGGGTTCGACCGCGAACCCAACTACTGCATGCCGTACACGAAGCCGTACTACATTGCATTCTTCGAAAATTACGGCTTTCAAGATTATTTTAAGCAGTTTACGTTCGGAATTCCCACCACCTGGTCGAAGCTGGTCGATATGTCGCAGGCGGTGAAAGACCGGGCACAACGTATCTACCAGAATCCGGACTATAGCTTCCGGACAATTGACAAAAAGGACTTACCCGCTGCGGCCGAGCAGTTTCGGCATATTTACAATGCCGCCTGGGGTGGCCACAGCGGTGTTCATGAAATGTCGGCCGAGCAGGCGCAGTTGCTCATGAAAAAGCTAAAGCCGGTTCTCGATGAGAAGATCATCTACTTCGCTTATTACCAGGGCGAGCCGGTGGCTTTTTTCGTTTGCCTACCCGAACTCAATCAGGTATTCAAGCACGTGAATGGCAAACTAGACCTGATCGGCAAGCTGAAATTCCTGTGGCACATGGTCATGAAGACCAACCACAAGGCGTTTGGCGTTGTGTTTGGTGTAGCGCCCGAGCATCAGGGTAAGGGCGTAGAAGCGGCCATTGCCCTACGGATGCCCCATGAGGCCGATCATAATCCTAATTTTCAATACACCGAACTGGAGATGAACTGGGTGGGTGATTTTAATCCCATCATGGTTCGGTTTGTGAGCCAATTGGGGTCGAAAATCGTAAAAACTCACATTACGTATCGCAAACTGTTCGACGAGACAAAACCGTTTAAACGCTGCCCCGTCATTGGGCGTAAAAAAGACAAATAATGAGCTTATTAACTGTTGGCTCCGTCGCCTTCGACGCGCTGGAAACCCCCTTCGGCAAAACCGATAAAATCATTGGTGGTGCTGCTACGTACATTACACTATCAGCGTCGTATTTCACGGATGAAAACAACCTGGTTGCTGTTGTGGGTGATGATTTCCCACAGAGCATGATCAATGATCTTCAGCAGCATGGTATTAATACCGATGGGCTGGAAATTCGGAAGGGCGAAAAAACGTTTTTCTGGTCGGGAAAATACCACAACGACATGAACACCCGCGATACGGTGGATGTGCAGTTGAACGTAATGGAAAATTTCGACCCGATTATTCCGGAGTCGTATCAGGGTTGTACATACCTGATGCTGGGCAACACCGCCCCGGCCATTCAGCGGACGGTTATTGAGCGAATGACTACGCGGCCTAAGCTGATCGTACTCGATACGATGAATCTCTGGATCGATATCGCCAATGCCGATCTGATGACGCTACTGCCGCTGGTTGACGTATTAGTCGTGAACGACGAAGAAGCCCGGCAGCTGACCAAAGAATACGCGCTGGTAAAAGCGGCCGCTAAAATTCGGGAGATGGGGCCTAAGACGGTCATTATCAAAAAAGGTGAACACGGTGCATTATTGTTCCAGGACAAATTGGTATTCTTTGCTCCGGCTCTCCCGCTCGAAGAAGTATTTGATCCGACCGGCGCAGGCGATACGTTTGCGGGTGGTTTTATCGGCTACCTAGCCAAAACAGATGATATTTCCTTCGATAATATGAAACGTGCGATCATTTATGGATCGGCAATGGCGTCCTTCTGTGTAGAAAAGTTCGGTACCGAGCGGATCATGAACCTGAGCCAGGACGAGATCCAGGCGCGGGTTAGTGAGTTCGTGAAGCTATCGGCGTTTGGACTGCAGTAACAGACATTTTTGCAACGAAAAAGGCTCTCGCTGAACGTGAGAGCCTTTTTCGTTTTCTTAATACGCGCTTTCCCAGAAATCAGCGATCTGTTCCAGTACTTGATCAACCGACTCAGCTACCAGCAGTAGCTCCCGGTTTTCGGCTTTGAGAAAACCATCGGCTACCATACGGTCTAATTGCTGAAGCATCAGGTCGTAGAAACCATTCGTATTAATGATCGCGACCGGTCCGTCGTAGATTTTCAATTGCCGCCAGGCCAGAATTTCGAACAGTTCATCGAGCGTGCCGTAGCCGCCGGGCAGGGCAATCACGCCCCGCGCCAGCTGCACCATTTTGTATTTCCGTTCGTGCATAGTCTCCACAAAGTGAATCTCCGTGAGCGTTTTGTGCGCCACTTCGAGATCGGCCAGGAAGTTAGGAATAACGCCCGTTACCTCCCCACCATTTTGCAGAACGCCGTCGGCAACGTTTCCCATTAGACCAAAACCACCTCCGCCGTAGATCAGCCGGATGTTCCGGGCGGCCATTTTTTCGCCCAGTTCAGTCGCGACCTGGTTATAAACTGGATTGACGCCCACGCTGGACGCGCAGTACACCACAAGACTTTGAGTTGCCACAATTGTATTGGTTATCAGCCGAGTAACTGGCTGGCTAGTTCGTTAATATCTATACCTCCAAACGAGCCGGAACTCATCAGCAGAAACACGTCGGCCGTTGAACGCTGGTCGATCAGGTAGGTCTGTAGTTCGGCTATGTCCGTGAATACGCGCAGGTTTTTGTGCGCAAACGCTTCGTTAACATCCGACGCCGTAATCTCGACCGGATGCCCGTTGCTGTTTACGTACACAACGGCACTATCGGCTGGGTTCAGTGTACCTTCGTACTCACCCAGGAACGATTTGCTCAGGCTGCTGTACGTATGCAGTTCCACAACGGCCAGTAATCGCTGCTGCGCATACTGCTTCCGAACGGCTTCCGTCACGGCTTCTACCTTGGCGGGCGCGTGAGCCGCATCCCGCAGAATAGTACGCCTGTCTGATTCCGCAATCTTCTCCATTCGCTGTGTAACTCCTACAAACGACGGAATGGCTTCGTAAAATTGATCCTCGGTCAGACCCAGCCGATCGCAGACGGCCATTGCCCCGGCAATGTTTTTCATGTTATGCTCCCCAAAGACTGACACCGGGATCCGGCGGGATGGCACACCACTGCGTTTTTTGGTAATCAAATACGTCTGCCCGTCGACAACCTCACTGGGATGTGCCTGATACGGTATTTTCGTAATATCAGTTCGGTCCTTCTGGCCGATAACATCCAGCATGTTGTCGGACTCGTCGAAGATCAGGATACCGGCTTTAGGCATATCTTCAGCCAGTTGTTCAAAAGGCTCGACATACGCATCCCAGGTTGGATATAAGTTGACGTGGTCCCAGGCAATGCCATTGATCAGGGCAATGTGGGGTTTATAGTTCAGGAACTTAGGCGTAGGATCGATCGGCGATGAGTACACATCGTCGCCTTCAATAATGACAACGGGCGCAACCAGTCCGTTCGGCCCCGCCGATAGTCGAACTGTTCCCGGCAAACCCGCCACCGGCTCGCCCACCAGAAAATCGAACAAACGATTATGGTACTGCATAACATGCAGAATCATGGCCGTTACAGTTGTTTTTCCGTGGCTACCCGTAATGACAACCCGCTGCTTCTGCTGACTTTGCTGATAAATGAAATCGGGGTAGGAATAAATTGGTAAGCCTAGTTCCTGCGCCCGTAGCAATTCCGGATTATCCGGACGGGCATGCATGCCGACAATAACCATATCGGCCTGATTTACTTTCTCCGGAAACCAGCCTAATTCTGCCGGCAGCAGACCGTGCTTCTGCAGCTGGGTTCGGGATGGGTCGTAGATAACATCGTCGGAGCCGGTAACGATATATCCCTGTTTCTGAAGCGCCAGTGCGAGACTATGCATAGCACTACCGCCAATGGCAATGAAGTGGATGGCCTGGGACATTATAAGATAAATTCGGTGTCGGGTGGCAAAAGTAGGCGTTCTTTTTGGTTTGACGGCCACCCCTTACCAAAGGGAAACCAACAGCGCCAACGTTAGTTTGGGCAGATAGGCCGCAGACTCCAATTCATGGACAAGTCTGTTGTTCTCCCAATGTAAAATTTATAAGTACTCCGAATCAAACCCCCTTCTTTTTCGTTCACTAACTTATGAAAAGGCTTTCCTTGTAAAGCCCGAGGATAGGCACCAAATTCGCGCCTGTTTTTGATCGCACAAACCCCTTTTTTACGCGTCAACCATAGGGATGAAGACATACTATGATCTGATTGACCAGACATTCGAATTCCCAACCCGGGAGTTCAATGTGGAAAACAACGAACTGATGTTCAACAATGTCCCGCTGATGGATATTGTCAAGCAGTACGGTACCCCTCTCAAACTCACTTACCTGCCGAAGATTACGGAGCATATCGAGCACGCCAAGCTACTGTTCCGGAATGCTATGAAGCGGTATAATTACAAGGGGTCCTATACGTACTGCTATTGTACGAAGTCGTCGCACTTCCGGTTTGTACTCGAAGAGGCTCTGAAAAATAATATTCATCTGGAAACGTCATCGGCTTATGACATCCCCATTTTGCGGGAGCTGTACAAGCTCGGCAAGATTTCCAAGAGCACCTACATCATCTGCAACGGCTATAAACGGCCGCTCTACACGCAGTACATCAGCGAGTTGATCAATGAAGGTTTTTCGAATTGCATCCCGGTGCTCGATAACCTTAAAGAGATTGAGGCTTACGAAAATAGCATTACGGCCGATTCCGTCAACTTCGGTATCCGTATTGCCACAGACGAAGAACCAAATTTTGCGTTTTACACCTCCCGGTTGGGTATCCGTTACAGCGACATCAATGAACTGTACCGCACTAAAATTCAGCCCAATGAGAAGTTTAAGCTGAAAATGCTGCACTTTTTCATCAATACGGGAATTAAAGATAGTGCCTACTACTGGAGTGAACTGAGTCGCTTCATGTATAAGTACTGCGAACTACGGAAGATCTGCCCGGATCTGGATTCGATCGATATTGGTGGTGGCATGCCTATCCAGACGTCGTTCCAGTTCACCTACGACTACCAGGCCATGATCGACCAGATTGTGGAAAGTATTCAGTGGATCTGCAACAAGAACAACGTGCCAGTACCGCATATTTTCACCGAATTTGGTTCGTATACGGTTGGCGAAAGTGGTGCGGTTATCTACAAAGTAATCGACCAGAAACTCCAGAACGACAAAGAGTTGTGGTACATGATTGACGGCTCATTCATTACGCAGCTCCCCGACTCATGGGGCCTGGGCCAGAAATACATCATGCTGTCGGTTAATAACTGGGATAATCCATACCAGAAAGTGAACCTGGGCGGCCTCACCTGCGACTCGCACGATTTCTATAACACCGAGCCGCACAGTGCTGATTTATACCTGCCTATTTTCGATCAGGACGCCGAGGATCAGTACGTAGGTTTGTTCCATACGGGTGCCTATCAGGAATCGCTGGGTGGCTATGGTGGTATTCAGCACTGCCTGGTACCTGCCCCCCAGCACGTCATCGTCGACAAGGATGAACACGGCAACCTGCGTACGCGCCTGTTTGCGCCGGAGCAAAACAGCGAGGTAATGCTGAAGATTCTGGGCTATGGTGATGCAGAGCCCGGCATGACCGAACTGGAAGCAACAGAAGCCGCTGAAGAACGCGAGGAAGAAGCCGAACTGGCCAAGGAATAAGACTAACTCTATTGAGATGGCGTAGTTTTTGCACCATCATTACTGTATAAAGTGGTTGAATAGACGTACGTTTCTATCAGTCAGATCGTTATCTGGTTATAGTCGCATACCTAGTCAACCACTAAACAAGCTAACGTATTCATGAAAAAATTACTGATCTTATCGGTTGCGCTGGCGACGCTTTCGCTGGGTGCCTGTTCGCGTCGGAGCAACTGCCCGGCATATGGTTCTGTGCTGAAGCCAGTTCCAGCAGCAACGCAGGTTCGTGCTTAACCAAAGTCGTATTTACAAGAAGGGCCGACACGTATTGCGTGTCGGCCCTTCTTCTTTTTGACAATTCGGCTTCTTAATAGCCACCCCGGAATTTATAGGTGCTGGCTACTTTATCAATAGCAACGATATAGGCTGCTAACCGAAGGGGCACCTGGTACCGTTGTGACGTATCGAACACGCGATCAAAGGCATCTTTCATAACCCGGTCAGCCCGGCGATTGATCCGGTCCAGCGTCCATTTGTAGCCAATCCGGTTCTGTACCCATTCAAAATAGGAAACCGTAACACCACCCGCATTCGCCAGAATATCGGGCACCACCAGAATACCCTTGCTGTTGATGATCTCATCGGCGCTGGCTGAGGTTGGTCCATTGGCCCCTTCCACAATCATTTTTGCCTGGATCGAAGCGGCATTGTCTTCCGTAATGACGTCCTCTTTCGCAGCTGGCACCAGTACGTCGACCGGCAGCGAGAGTAGTTCCTCATTTGAAATTTTTTCGGCTCCGGCAAAGCCTTCCAGCGAGCCTTTGTTCCCATTTCGATAAGCTACCGCAGCCGTAATGTCAATACCGTTCGAATTATAATACCCGCCCGAAATATCGCTGACGGCA encodes:
- the gmk gene encoding guanylate kinase, whose translation is MDGKLIIFSAPSGSGKTTIVKHLLAENANLGFSISACTRDRRGRSEQNGKDYYFLTPEDFKEKIDNNEFVEWEEVYVGAFYGTLKSEIERVWASGKHVLFDVDVQGGLKLKEYYGDKALAVFVKVPDEETLRQRLIGRGSETEESLSKRLFKVHFEMSFQDRFDVILVNDDLETSLQKAQRLVNDFVNENKVPAKSTVL
- the nadD gene encoding nicotinate (nicotinamide) nucleotide adenylyltransferase, which produces MKIGLFFGSFNPIHMGHLIIANTMATATDLEQVWFVVSPQNPFKKTKSLLHEFDRYDMVEQAINDNSRLRATNIEFSMPKPSYTIDTLVRLGEKYPQHTFRLIMGEDNLDQFINWKNYDKILDYYGVYVYPRPRSVESSLKAHPAIKLVEAPLLDISATFIRDCIRTNRSIRYMVPDAVEEMITRKKFYL
- a CDS encoding M28 family peptidase; translated protein: MKKIIVAVSLIALTFACKSKEQQDDTEASQKVTMAAAPAFNADSAYAYIEKQVAFGPRVPNTPAHVQTGNYLVSKLKQFGCEVTEQTFVANTWDGKKLNARNIIGSINPGATKRIVLASHWDSRPHADQDPDAADKNKPVTAANDGASGVGVLLELARTIQAAKDKPDVGIDIVFFDAEDWGSGEKVSGDYEEKSGNQYDYLGFCLGSRYWAKNLHKPGYSAYYGILLDMVGAKGATFAKEGYSMQFAPTVVNNVWQTASQLGYSQFFVDTPGSQIVDDHIAPNTIAKIPMIDIIHTNIGSGGFFPGWHTAEDNMSYIDRSTLKAVGQTVMQVLYNEQ
- the cysS gene encoding cysteine--tRNA ligase, yielding MQPLHVYNTLTRKKELFEPLNAPYVGMYVCGPTVYNYVHLGNVRTFLTFDTLYRYLTFIGYKVRYVRNLTDVGHLVGDGDEGEDKIGRMAKLEKVEPMEIVQRFTNDFHTVMAQFNTFPPSIEPTATGHMVEQIEAVQELIEKGLAYESNGSVYFDIETYNKKGGNYGKLSGRILDDLMNETRELDGQSEKRSPLDFALWKRAAPEHLMRWKAPWSDGFPGWHLECTCMSTKYLGKQFDIHGGGMDLKFPHHECEIAQGDGLTGKDPARYWMHSNMLTVNGQKMSKSLGNSFLPAELFAGNHKLLDQPYSPMTVRFFMLQSHYRSTLDFSNDALKAAQKGYRRLANGLRVIKLMAYDGSADVAPDEKKQQDIRQAVQSFYEAMNDDLNTAVAIAQLFTLLKYVNMLYLNQLSASALGEEIFTLLKDSFTTFMEDVLGLKEEGADNQPVLEGLLTLYREYKEQRQYDKVDQIRSYFKAQGLAIKDMKHQIDWAYEE
- a CDS encoding PfkB family carbohydrate kinase — protein: MSLLTVGSVAFDALETPFGKTDKIIGGAATYITLSASYFTDENNLVAVVGDDFPQSMINDLQQHGINTDGLEIRKGEKTFFWSGKYHNDMNTRDTVDVQLNVMENFDPIIPESYQGCTYLMLGNTAPAIQRTVIERMTTRPKLIVLDTMNLWIDIANADLMTLLPLVDVLVVNDEEARQLTKEYALVKAAAKIREMGPKTVIIKKGEHGALLFQDKLVFFAPALPLEEVFDPTGAGDTFAGGFIGYLAKTDDISFDNMKRAIIYGSAMASFCVEKFGTERIMNLSQDEIQARVSEFVKLSAFGLQ
- a CDS encoding TIGR00730 family Rossman fold protein, which translates into the protein MATQSLVVYCASSVGVNPVYNQVATELGEKMAARNIRLIYGGGGFGLMGNVADGVLQNGGEVTGVIPNFLADLEVAHKTLTEIHFVETMHERKYKMVQLARGVIALPGGYGTLDELFEILAWRQLKIYDGPVAIINTNGFYDLMLQQLDRMVADGFLKAENRELLLVAESVDQVLEQIADFWESAY
- a CDS encoding UDP-N-acetylmuramate--L-alanine ligase; amino-acid sequence: MSQAIHFIAIGGSAMHSLALALQKQGYIVTGSDDVIYDPSRTQLQKHGLLPAELGWFPEKVNQADMVIVGMHARPDNPELLRAQELGLPIYSYPDFIYQQSQQKQRVVITGSHGKTTVTAMILHVMQYHNRLFDFLVGEPVAGLPGTVRLSAGPNGLVAPVVIIEGDDVYSSPIDPTPKFLNYKPHIALINGIAWDHVNLYPTWDAYVEPFEQLAEDMPKAGILIFDESDNMLDVIGQKDRTDITKIPYQAHPSEVVDGQTYLITKKRSGVPSRRIPVSVFGEHNMKNIAGAMAVCDRLGLTEDQFYEAIPSFVGVTQRMEKIAESDRRTILRDAAHAPAKVEAVTEAVRKQYAQQRLLAVVELHTYSSLSKSFLGEYEGTLNPADSAVVYVNSNGHPVEITASDVNEAFAHKNLRVFTDIAELQTYLIDQRSTADVFLLMSSGSFGGIDINELASQLLG
- a CDS encoding arginine decarboxylase, whose protein sequence is MKTYYDLIDQTFEFPTREFNVENNELMFNNVPLMDIVKQYGTPLKLTYLPKITEHIEHAKLLFRNAMKRYNYKGSYTYCYCTKSSHFRFVLEEALKNNIHLETSSAYDIPILRELYKLGKISKSTYIICNGYKRPLYTQYISELINEGFSNCIPVLDNLKEIEAYENSITADSVNFGIRIATDEEPNFAFYTSRLGIRYSDINELYRTKIQPNEKFKLKMLHFFINTGIKDSAYYWSELSRFMYKYCELRKICPDLDSIDIGGGMPIQTSFQFTYDYQAMIDQIVESIQWICNKNNVPVPHIFTEFGSYTVGESGAVIYKVIDQKLQNDKELWYMIDGSFITQLPDSWGLGQKYIMLSVNNWDNPYQKVNLGGLTCDSHDFYNTEPHSADLYLPIFDQDAEDQYVGLFHTGAYQESLGGYGGIQHCLVPAPQHVIVDKDEHGNLRTRLFAPEQNSEVMLKILGYGDAEPGMTELEATEAAEEREEEAELAKE